Proteins encoded by one window of Arachis hypogaea cultivar Tifrunner chromosome 1, arahy.Tifrunner.gnm2.J5K5, whole genome shotgun sequence:
- the LOC140183294 gene encoding uncharacterized protein: MLLWELKYDIGLLIQEHDSNLLKLNEEQRVIYEKIVNCVCNKEGECFFIYGFGGTGKPFLYRTLPARLQSERKIFINVASSGIAVLLLPGGKTAHSMFNIPIESNEDTVCRVSKGSAKAELIRCADLIIWDKAPMINKLAFEALDRILHDIMSSVSVVNNDLPFGGKIIILGVPTNLLIDTSDNPVEDIINVVYPNIVVNFENPIFFQDKAILAPTVEIVEEINNYIVNFLSSEEKEYLSANIICGNDAYGDIDCSWITTEFLNQIRCSGLPKHSVKLKKGVPIILMIKIDPTSRLCNGTQLIVKDLGSNVIVAEVVSGSNIGDQRPVFFHGQLYVAVSRVRSRSGLKILLLDENLEFPNFTENVVFTEVFDKI; encoded by the exons ATGCTGCTATGGGAATTGAAATATGATATTGGTTTATTAATCCAGGAGCATGATTCAAATTTATTGAAGTTGAATGAAGAACAGAGAGTTATATATGAGAAAATTGTCAACTGTGTTTGTAACAAAGAAGGCGAATGTTTTTTTATATATGGATTTGGCGGAACTGGAAAACCTTTCTTGTACAGGACATTGCCAGCTAGGTTACAATCTGAGAGGAAAATTTTCATTAATGTTGCATCGAGTGGAATTGCAGTATTGTTGTTACCAGGGGGTAAGACAGCTCATTCAATGTTCAACATTCCAATTGAGTCAAATGAGGATACTGTTTGCAGAGTCTCAAAGGGTAGTGCTAAGGCAGAATTGATTCGATGTGCTGATTTGATTATTTGGGACAAAGCACCAATGATTAATAAGTTGGCTTTTGAGGCATTGGATAGAATCCTTCACGATATAATGTCGTCTGTGTCTGTTGTTAATAATGATTTACCGTTTGgtggaaaaataattattttgggtG TACCAACTAATTTGCTTATTGATACTTCTGATAATCCGGTTGAAGATATTATAAATGTGGTTTATCCAAATATTGTTGTCAATTTTGAAAATCCAATTTTCTTTCAAGATAAGGCAATTTTGGCTCCAACAGTTGAAATTGTTGAAGAGATTAATAACTacatagttaattttttatcGAGTGAAGAAAAGGAATATTTGAGTGCCAATATTATTTGTGGTAATGATGCTTATGGTGATATTGATTGTAGTTGGATAACCACTgaatttttaaaccaaattagATGTTCTGGGTTACCCAAACATTCTGTCAAATTAAAGAAAGGGGTACCTATTATTTTGATGATAAAAATTGATCCAACTAGTAGGTTGTGCAATGGAACTCAACTTATTGTAAAAGACTTGGGATCAAATGTGATTGTAGCCGAGGTTGTTTCTGGTAGTAACATTGGTGATCAA CGTCCAGTATTTTTCCATGGTCAACTTTATGTCGCTGTATCTCGCGTAAGGAGCAGAAGTGGACTAAAGATTTTGCTGCTTGATGAAAATTTAGAATTTCCAAATTTTACTGAGAATGTTGTTTTCACAGAGgtttttgataaaatttaa